A region of Ictalurus furcatus strain D&B chromosome 1, Billie_1.0, whole genome shotgun sequence DNA encodes the following proteins:
- the kcnv1 gene encoding potassium voltage-gated channel subfamily V member 1: MTKLIIILLHSFNLFIFCLQRLYTIQITMISDASTAAEFYGDSASVLSQDSSVFFSEPPPPTDNPLDFFIINVGGSRYILSQELLASHPETRLGKLALSTRDSALDLCDDADFLENEYFFDRNSQTFQYIMNFYKTGHLHVREELCVFSFLQEIEYWGIDEFRIDHCCRDKYYRKKEMKESIDIKKDVEMNCVEDDFSGVLCEDIRRWLWDLMEKPDSSKAAKTYGTLSMFFVIMSIANMALISLDFTILGAPVLDILEYICIVWFTGDLVLRFMCVKDKCKFSRSVVNIIDLLAILPFYITLAVENLHGGSTELENVGRVVQVLRLMRSLRMLKLGRHSTGLKSLGMTIAQCYEEVGLLMLFLSVGISIFAMVEYAIEHNMPETTFTNVPCAWWWATTSMTTVGYGDIRPETAIGKVIAFICILSGILVLALPIAIINDRFSFCYFTLKMKEVALRHSEALKRLKRNSTSDGMQPAVGLNLRDAYARSVLELLRLYSRGRTSTRSSAGEDVW, from the exons ATGACAAAATtgataattattttattgcattcatttaatttgttcattttctgtttGCAAAGGCTGTACACTATCCAGATCACTATGATTAGTGATGCATCAACTGCAGCAGAGTTCTATGGGGACAGTGCCTCAGTGTTGTCTCAGGATTCCAGTGTATTCTTCAGTGAACCCCCTCCACCAACTGACAATCCGCTGGACTTCTTCATCATTAATGTCGGAGGAAGCCGCTACATTCTCTCTCAGGAGCTGCTGGCCTCTCACCCAGAGACACGCCTGGGCAAGCTGGCTCTCTCCACACGAGATTCGGCTTTAGACCTGTGTGATGATGCAGACTTTCTGGAAAATGAATACTTCTTTGACCGCAATTCTCAAACCTTCCAATACATCATGAACTTTTACAAGACAGGCCATCTGCATGTTAGAGAGGAACTATGTGTGTTCTCCTTCCTGCAAGAAATTGAATATTGGGGTATTGATGAGTTCCGCATAGACCACTGTTGTAGGGACAAGTACTACCGCAAAAAGGAGATGAAGGAATCCATAGATATTAAAAAGGATGTCGAAATGAATTGTGTGGAGGATGACTTCAGTGGAGTACTCTGTGAGGACATTCGCCGGTGGCTCTGGGACCTGATGGAGAAGCCGGATTCGTCCAAGGCAGCAAAAACATATGGGACGTTGTCTATGTTCTTTGTGATCATGTCCATCGCGAACATGGCTCTGATCTCTCTGGACTTTACTATCCTTGGTGCACCTGTCTTGGATATTCTTGAGTACATCTGTATTGTGTGGTTCACAGGGGACCTGGTGCTGAGGTTCATGTGTGTGAAGGACAAATGTAAATTCAGCAGGAGTGTGGTGAACATCATTGACCTTCTGGCCATCCTGCCTTTCTATATCACCCTAGCAGTGGAGAATCTGCATGGCGGGTCAACAGAATTGGAGAACGTGGGACGGGTAGTGCAGGTCCTGCGACTGATGAGGTCTCTTAGAATGCTGAAACTTGGACGTCATTCCACAG GTCTGAAGTCTTTGGGCATGACTATCGCTCAGTGCTATGAGGAGGTGGGCCTGCTGATGCTCTTCCTCTCCGTGGGCATTTCCATCTTTGCCATGGTGGAGTACGCCATTGAGCACAACATGCCTGAGACTACATTCACCAATGTGCCTTGTGCCTGGTGGTGGGCCACCACATCCATGACCACCGTGGGTTATGGGGACATCCGCCCAGAGACAGCCATTGGCAAGGTCATAGCCTTCATCTGCATTCTTTCAGGCATCCTTGTCCTCGCCCTTCCCATTGCCATCATCAATGACCGCTTCTCATTCTGCTATTTCACCCTGAAGATGAAGGAGGTAGCGCTACGGCACAGTGAGGCACTGAAGCGTCTGAAGCGCAACTCAACCTCAGATGGGATGCAGCCAGCAGTAGGGCTAAACCTGCGTGATGCCTATGCCCGCAGTGTGCTAGAACTGCTGCGGCTGTACAGCAGAGGGAGGACAAGCACACGCAGCAGCGCAGGAGAAGACGTCTGGTGA
- the gbp gene encoding glycogen synthase kinase binding protein → MPCRKENYIFLEQSVTVDSKEVDALVTKIGEALQLHNNSATQQTMSRLHGLTTTTSSSSSSSNNNNNSNSSSNGKQSNNSNTASVQKRNGCCIRLRSGRKATRASPYNIPGSSDQEWDHFATWNRKGLDGTGNEDNPHQLLQELILSGNLIKEAVRRLQFSSESQRDFSKQID, encoded by the coding sequence ATGCCTTGTCGAAAGGAGAACTACATCTTTTTGGAGCAGTCCGTGACCGTCGATTCTAAAGAGGTGGACGCTCTTGTGACAAAAATCGGCGAAgctcttcagctgcacaacaaTAGCGCTACACAGCAGACGATGTCGCGTCTCCACGGTCTGACCACCACCactagcagcagcagcagcagcagcaacaacaacaacaacagcaacagcagcagcaacggCAAGCAGAGCAACAACAGTAACACTGCCAGCGTACAGAAGAGAAATGGCTGCTGTATACGTCTCCGTAGCGGCCGAAAAGCAACCCGAGCAAGTCCATACAATATACCCGGCTCCAGCGATCAGGAATGGGACCATTTCGCAACGTGGAACCGAAAGGGACTCGACGGTACGGGTAACGAGGACAACCCCCACCAGCTACTCCAGGAACTCATCTTATCTGGGAACCTCATTAAAGAAGCGGTCAGACGACTCCAGTTTTCATCCGAGTCGCAACGCGATTTCTCTAAGCAAATCGACTGA